In Aurantimicrobium minutum, the following proteins share a genomic window:
- a CDS encoding BlaI/MecI/CopY family transcriptional regulator encodes MTPSRNRGELEAAIMDILWASETGLTAKEVQATFTENVPAITTLITVLDRMCAKGQVTKSASGGRSFVFSATTNKVDHVTDLMNNALLSADDHAAALLHFAGTLSEDDRAFLRKAIDNS; translated from the coding sequence ATGACCCCTTCTCGCAATCGAGGAGAGCTTGAGGCAGCCATCATGGACATCCTCTGGGCGTCTGAAACAGGACTCACTGCTAAAGAAGTACAGGCGACATTTACTGAGAATGTTCCCGCAATTACAACATTGATAACCGTGCTCGACAGAATGTGCGCCAAAGGTCAGGTCACCAAATCTGCTTCGGGTGGTCGCAGTTTCGTGTTCTCTGCAACAACCAACAAAGTCGATCACGTCACTGATCTGATGAACAATGCTCTACTCAGTGCAGATGACCACGCGGCGGCATTACTCCATTTCGCCGGGACCCTCTCTGAGGATGATCGAGCGTTCCTGCGTAAAGCAATCGATAATTCATAA